One window from the genome of Periophthalmus magnuspinnatus isolate fPerMag1 chromosome 18, fPerMag1.2.pri, whole genome shotgun sequence encodes:
- the LOC117386072 gene encoding LOW QUALITY PROTEIN: ankyrin-2-like (The sequence of the model RefSeq protein was modified relative to this genomic sequence to represent the inferred CDS: deleted 2 bases in 1 codon) has translation MGNTAMCKVCGTDKGLKAATSQTNLDQNAFPEYYCEEHYPQQPPQMLSDSNTSFLRAARAGNIDKNGLNALHLAAKEGHMDLVQELLERGASVDAATKKGNTALHIASLAGQGEVVKTLVKRGADINSQSQNGFTPLYMAAQENHLDVVRYLLENGGNQSTATEDGFTPLAIALQQGHNQVVSILLENDTKGKVRLPALHIAARKDDTKSAALLLQNDHNADVQSKSGFTPLHIAAHYGNVNVATLLLNRGAVVDFTARNGITPLHVASKRGNTNMVRLLLDRGSQIDAKTRDGLTPLHCAARSGHDTAVELLLERGAPLLARTKNGLSPLHMAAQGDHVECVKHLLQHKAPVDDVTLDYLTALHVAAHCGHYRVTKLLLDKRANPNARALNGFTPLHIACKKNRVKVMELLVKYGASIQAITESGLTPIHVAAFMGHLNIVLLLLQNGASPDVSNIRGETALHMAARAGQVEVVRCLLRNGAIVDARAREDQTPLHIASRLGKTEIVQLLLQHMAHPDAATTNGYTPLHISAREGQVETASVLLEAGASHSLATKKGFTPLHVAAKYGSLDVAKLLLQRRAPPDSAGKNGLTPLHVAAHYDNQKVALLLLDKNASPHTMAKNGYTPLHIAAKKNQMEIATVLLDYGAETNILTKQGVTPLHLASQEGHAEMAALLLSKGAQVNTPTKSGLTALHLAAQEDKVSVAEILVRHGATLDQQTKLGYTPLIVACHYGNGKMVNFLLQNGASVNAKTKNGYTPLHQAAQQGNTHIINVLLQYGAKPNAITVNGNTALGIARRLGYISVVDTLRVITEEIITTTTTVTEKHKLNVPETMTEVLDVSDEEGDDTMTGDGGEYLRAEDLRELGDDSLPGQYLDGMNYLRFSLEGGRTDSSDRSFTPTHHSYYSKHEGLMEELLNSQQMSSLARENDRENYRLSWGTENLDNVALSSSPIHSG, from the exons AATGGACTCAACGCTCTGCATCTGGCGGCTAAAGAAGGCCACATGGATCTGGTTCAGGAGCTGCTGGAGCGGGGAGCCAGCGTTGACGCAGCCACTAAG AAAGGAAACACAGCCCTCCACATCGCATCTCTGGCTGGTCAGGGAGAAGTCGTGAAGACTTTGGTCAAACGTGGGGCGGACATCAACTCACAGTCACAG aatGGGTTCACTCCACTGTATATGGCCGCTCAGGAGAACCATCTGGACGTGGTGCGGTACCTACTGGAGAACGGAGGCAACCAGAGCACAGCTACAGAG GATGGCTTCACCCCACTGGCCATTGCCTTGCAACAGGGCCATAACCAGGTGGTGTCCATTTTACTGGAGAATGACACCAAGGGGAAAGTGCGCCTGCCTGCCCTGCACATTGCCGCGCGCAAAGACGACACCAAATCTGCCGCACTACTGCTCCAGAATGACCACAATGCGGATGTACAGTCCAAG AGTGGATTCACCCCCCTGCACATCGCGGCTCACTATGGGAATGTAAACGTGGCCACTCTTTTGCtaaacagaggagcagtggtGGACTTCACAGCGCGG AATGGCATTACTCCTCTTCATGTGGCTTCTAAGCGTGGGAACACTAACATGGTGCGCCTCCTATTGGACAGAGGCTCTCAGATCGATGCTAAAACCAGG GACGGTCTGACTCCACTTCACTGTGCAGCTCGCAGTGGACATGACACAGCTGTGGAACTGCTGCTGGAGAGGGGAGCCCCCCTGCTGGCCAGGACCAAG AACGGTCTGTCCCCTCTGCACATGGCGGCTCAGGGTGACCACGTGGAGTGCGTCAAACACCTGTTGCAGCACAAGGCACCTGTTGATGATGTCACGCTGGACTACCTGACTGCCCTGCACGTAGCTGCTCACTGTGGACACTACCGAGTCACCAAACTACTGCTGGACAAGAGAGCCAACCCCAACGCACGTGCCCTG AATGGCTTCACTCCACTACACATCGCCTGTAAGAAGAATAGAGTAAAGGTGATGGAGCTGCTGGTCAAATATGGAGCCTCTATCCAAGCCATCACGGAG TCTGGTCTCACCCCAATACATGTGGCAGCTTTCATGGGCCACCTCAACATcgtcctgctgctgctgcaaaaTGGAGCCTCCCCGGATGTCTCCAACATT CGAGGAGAGACTGCACTACATATGGCAGCAAGAGCAGGCCAAGTCGAAGTGGTCCGATGTCTGCTGAGGAATGGTGCCATAGTGGATGCTCGGGCACGG GAGGACCAGACACCCTTACATATCGCATCACGACTGGGTAAAACAGAGATTgttcagctcctgctccagcacATGGCCCACCCTGACGCTGCCACCACCAATGGCTACACCCCCCTCCATATCTCAGCTCGTGAGGGGCAGGTGGAGACTGCCTCTGTGCTGCTGGAGGCAGGGGCGTCACACTCACTTGCCACTAAG AAAGGCTTCACTCCCCTTCATGTGGCAGCGAAGTATGGAAGCCTGGATGTGGCCAAACTTCTGCTGCAGCGCCGTGCCCCACCAGACTCTGCTGGAAAG AATGGACTCACTCCGCTCCATGTTGCAGCTCATTATGATAACCAGAAGGTGGCTCTTCTGCTGTTGGATAAGAATGCATCACCCCACACCATGGCCAAG AACGGCTACACCCCTCTCCACATCGCGGCCAAGAAGAACCAGATGGAGATTGCTACAGTGCTGCTGGACTATGGAGCAGAGACCAACATCCTGACCAAACAGGGTGTGACCCCTCTGCACCTAGCCTCTCAGGAGGGGCATGCAGAGATGGCCGCTCTACTGCTCAGCAAGGGGGCGCAGGTCAACACCCCCACCAAG AGTGGCCTGACTGCCCTTCACCTCGCGGCTCAGGAGGATAAAGTGTCTGTGGCTGAGATCCTGGTTCGACACGGAGCTACCCTCGACCAACAAACCAAA tTGGGCTACACGCCACTTATTGTAGCATGTCACTATGGTAACGGCAAGATGGTGAACTTCCTGTTACAGAATGGAGCCAGTGTGAATGCCAAAACAAAG AATGGATACACTCCCCTTCACCAAGCAGCCCAGCAGGGAAATACACATATCATCAATGTGTTGCTGCAGTACGGAGCCAAGCCCAATGCCATCACTGTG AATGGTAACACTGCTCTGGGAATTGCCCGGAGGCTTGGCTACATCTCTGTGGTGGACACACTCAGAGTAATCACGGAGGAGATCATCACCACCACTACA ACGGTGACAGAGAAGCATAAACTCAATGTACCAGAAACCATGACTGAAGTCTTGGATGTATCAGATGAAGAGG GAGACGACACAATGACAGGTGATGGAGGGGAATACCTGAGAGCGGAGGACCTGCGGGAGCTGGGGGATGACTCCCTCCCAGGACAGTATCTGGACGGGATGAATTACCTACGCTTCAGCTTGGAGGGGGGCCGCACTGATAG TTCGGACAGGTCCTTCACCCCAACCCACCACAGCTATTACTCC AAACATGAGGGTCTGATGGAGGAGCTGCTCAACAGTCAGCAG aTGTCCTCCCTGGCCAGAGAGAATGACAGAGAGAACTACAGGCTGAGCTGGGGCACAGAGAACTTGGACAATGTGGCCCTGTCCTCTAGCCCCATCCACTCTGGGTGA
- the LOC117386071 gene encoding LOW QUALITY PROTEIN: ankyrin-2-like (The sequence of the model RefSeq protein was modified relative to this genomic sequence to represent the inferred CDS: deleted 3 bases in 2 codons) — protein MASSPVPVTPASMEGGTPSPANDDEPSTPRQSDSNTSFLRAARAGNIDKVLEFLKGGVDISTCNQNGLNALHLAAKEGHMDLVQELLERGASVDAATKKGNTALHIASLAGQGEVVKTLVKRGADINSQSQNGFTPLYMAAQENHLDVVRYLLENGGNQSTATEDGFTPLAIALQQGHNQVVSILLENDTKGKVRLPALHIAARKDDTKSAALLLQNDHNADVQSKSGFTPLHIAAHYGNVNVATLLLNRGAVVDFTARNGITPLHVASKRGNTNMVRLLLDRGSQIDAKTRDGLTPLHCAARSGHDTAVELLLERGAPLLARTKNGLSPLHMAAQGDHVECVKHLLQHKAPVDDVTLDYLTALHVAAHCGHYRVTKLLLDKRANPNARALNGFTPLHIACKKNRVKVMELLVKYGASIQAITESGLTPIHVAAFMGHLNIVLLLLQNGASPDVSNIRTALHMAARAGQVEVVRCLLRNGAIVDARAREDQTPLHIASRLGKTEIVQLLLQHMAHPDAATTNGYTPLHISAREGQVETASVLLEAGASHSLATKKGFTPLHVAAKYGSLDVAKLLLQRRAPPDSAGKNGLTPLHVAAHYDNQKVALLLLDKNASPHTMAKNGYTPLHIAAKKNQMEIATVLLDYGAETNILTKQGVTPLHLASQEGHAEMAALLLSKGAQVNTPTKSGLTALHLAAQEDKVSVAEILVRHGATLDQQTKLGYTPLIVACHYGNGKMVNFLLQNGASVNAKTKNGYTPLHQAAQQGNTHIINVLLQYGAKPNAITVNGNTALGIARRLGYISVVDTLRVITEEIITTTTTVTEKHKLNVPETMTEVLDVSDEEGDDTMTGDGGEYLRAEDLRELGDDSLPGQYLDGMNYLRFSLEGGRTDSSDRSFTPTHHSYYSKHEGLMEELLNSQQMSSLARENDRENYRLSWGTENLDNVALSSSPNPLWSLFSVPPWRPQQVTLCILVFPTPDPAPHFTLLPLSHLLTPSPQPSCHSVLSSGGGDHVCVTLFMSVYKRLCHNFQIQY, from the exons AATGGACTCAACGCTCTGCATCTGGCGGCTAAAGAAGGCCACATGGATCTGGTTCAGGAGCTGCTGGAGCGGGGAGCCAGCGTTGACGCAGCCACTAAG AAAGGAAACACAGCCCTCCACATCGCATCTCTGGCTGGTCAGGGAGAAGTCGTGAAGACTTTGGTCAAACGTGGGGCGGACATCAACTCACAGTCACAG aatGGGTTCACTCCACTGTATATGGCCGCTCAGGAGAACCATCTGGACGTGGTGCGGTACCTACTGGAGAACGGAGGCAACCAGAGCACAGCTACAGAG GATGGCTTCACCCCACTGGCCATTGCCTTGCAACAGGGCCATAACCAGGTGGTGTCCATTTTACTGGAGAATGACACCAAGGGGAAAGTGCGCCTGCCTGCCCTGCACATTGCCGCGCGCAAAGACGACACCAAATCTGCCGCACTACTGCTCCAGAATGACCACAATGCGGATGTACAGTCCAAG AGTGGATTCACCCCCCTGCACATCGCGGCTCACTATGGGAATGTAAACGTGGCCACTCTTTTGCtaaacagaggagcagtggtGGACTTCACAGCGCGG AATGGCATTACTCCTCTTCATGTGGCTTCTAAGCGTGGGAACACTAACATGGTGCGCCTCCTATTGGACAGAGGCTCTCAGATCGATGCTAAAACCAGG GACGGTCTGACTCCACTTCACTGTGCAGCTCGCAGTGGACATGACACAGCTGTGGAACTGCTGCTGGAGAGGGGAGCCCCCCTGCTGGCCAGGACCAAG AACGGTCTGTCCCCTCTGCACATGGCGGCTCAGGGTGACCACGTGGAGTGCGTCAAACACCTGTTGCAGCACAAGGCACCTGTTGATGATGTCACGCTGGACTACCTGACTGCCCTGCACGTAGCTGCTCACTGTGGACACTACCGAGTCACCAAACTACTGCTGGACAAGAGAGCCAACCCCAACGCACGTGCCCTG AATGGCTTCACTCCACTACACATCGCCTGTAAGAAGAATAGAGTAAAGGTGATGGAGCTGCTGGTCAAATATGGAGCCTCTATCCAAGCCATCACGGAG TCTGGTCTCACCCCAATACATGTGGCAGCTTTCATGGGCCACCTCAACATcgtcctgctgctgctgcaaaaTGGAGCCTCCCCGGATGTCTCCAACATT aggactgcactacatatGGCAGCAAGAGCAGGCCAAGTCGAAGTGGTCCGATGTCTGCTGAGGAATGGTGCCATAGTGGATGCTCGGGCACGG GAGGACCAGACACCCTTACATATCGCATCACGACTGGGTAAAACAGAGATTgttcagctcctgctccagcacATGGCCCACCCTGACGCTGCCACCACCAATGGCTACACCCCCCTCCATATCTCAGCTCGTGAGGGGCAGGTGGAGACTGCCTCTGTGCTGCTGGAGGCAGGGGCGTCACACTCACTTGCCACTAAG AAAGGCTTCACTCCCCTTCATGTGGCAGCGAAGTATGGAAGCCTGGATGTGGCCAAACTTCTGCTGCAGCGCCGTGCCCCACCAGACTCTGCTGGAAAG AATGGACTCACTCCGCTCCATGTTGCAGCTCATTATGATAACCAGAAGGTGGCTCTTCTGCTGTTGGATAAGAATGCATCACCCCACACCATGGCCAAG AACGGCTACACCCCTCTCCACATCGCGGCCAAGAAGAACCAGATGGAGATTGCTACAGTGCTGCTGGACTATGGAGCAGAGACCAACATCCTGACCAAACAGGGTGTGACCCCTCTGCACCTAGCCTCTCAGGAGGGGCATGCAGAGATGGCCGCTCTACTGCTCAGCAAGGGGGCGCAGGTCAACACCCCCACCAAG AGTGGCCTGACTGCCCTTCACCTCGCGGCTCAGGAGGATAAAGTGTCTGTGGCTGAGATCCTGGTTCGACACGGAGCTACCCTCGACCAACAAACCAAA tTGGGCTACACGCCACTTATTGTAGCATGTCACTATGGTAACGGCAAGATGGTGAACTTCCTGTTACAGAATGGAGCCAGTGTGAATGCCAAAACAAAG AATGGATACACTCCCCTTCACCAAGCAGCCCAGCAGGGAAATACACATATCATCAATGTGTTGCTGCAGTACGGAGCCAAGCCCAATGCCATCACTGTG AATGGTAACACTGCTCTGGGAATTGCCCGGAGGCTTGGCTACATCTCTGTGGTGGACACACTCAGAGTAATCACGGAGGAGATCATCACCACCACTACA ACGGTGACAGAGAAGCATAAACTCAATGTACCAGAAACCATGACTGAAGTCTTGGATGTATCAGATGAAGAGG GAGACGACACAATGACAGGTGATGGAGGGGAATACCTGAGAGCGGAG GACCTGCGGGAGCTGGGGGATGACTCCCTCCCAGGACAGTATCTGGACGGGATGAATTACCTACGCTTCAGCTTGGAGGGGGGCCGCACTGATAG TTCGGACAGGTCCTTCACCCCAACCCACCACAGCTATTACTCC AAACATGAGGGTCTGATGGAGGAGCTGCTCAACAGTCAGCAG aTGTCCTCCCTGGCCAGAGAGAATGACAGAGAGAACTACAGGCTGAGCTGGGGCACAGAGAACTTGGACAATGTGGCCCTGTCCTCTAGCCCCAATCCACTCTGG TCACTCTTCTCCGTGCCACCATGGAGACCACAGCAGGTGACCCTCTGCATCCTGGTGTTCCCAAcccctgaccccgccccccacttcaccctcctccccctctcacaCCTCCTCACCCCCTCACCCCAACCCTCCTGTCACAGTGTGCTCTCCTCTGGGGGAGGTGATCACGTGTGTGTTACGTTATTCATGTCTGTCTACAAAAGACTGTGTCACAACTTCCAAATACAGTATTGA